The genomic DNA caccaaaaagctggaaaaaaaagtgacaaataaatcagaaaaaaacgacaaaaacatcgaaaaagaacaaaaaaatattcgattgcaattttgacctggaagggcaagttcatgggaagacaacacgagggttgatGACATCACCGTGAgatcaaattaattattgtaGTTATAATAGTGGGTTTTTTACCCATAACAGTACGTTGTCATTCACAAAATCTAACTATTGTCttccatgaaaataaaaacatttgctaATAAAACACTTTCAGGCTATGTTCACACTTGGCGTCCATTTTAAGAAGTGCCAGCGTCTGTTTCGCATTATAATCCAATGTTATCAAAAAAGTCGggagtgcttttttttttttaaacgccaccggacattatttttattttttcagcccAGAGCGtcttttttaagttgtaaaaatGTTGAGCTTTTCTGAGAAAAAACAACGCCGTACGTCAAGTGCATTTTTGACAGCCGACCAATGACAAGCGGAGGAACCAGGCCTGTTGTTTCCAtaacaacaactaaaaaaatGGAGTCGGAGCACAGCGAGTTGTACGGTATGAACGGGCGCGCTCTGTCCAGGGAACccactttgttttatctaacgttagcacctctctagcttgctccaccactttgtttatctaacgttagcacctctctagcttgctccaccactttgtttatctaacgttagcacctctctagcttgctccaccactttgttcatctaacgttagcacctctctagcttgctccaccactttgtttatctaacgttagcacctctctagcttgctccaccactttgtttatctaacgttagcacctctctagcttgctccaccactttgtttatctaacgttagcacctctctaggttgctccaccactttgtttatctaacgttagcacctctctctctagcttgctccaccactttgtttatctaacgttagcacctctctctctagcttgctccaccactttgtttatctaacgttagcatctctctctctctctagctcgctccaccactttgttttatctaacgttagcatctctctctctctctaggtggctccaccactttgtttatctaacgtGACCACctctctctctagctcgctccaccactttgtttatctaacgtGACCACctctctctctagctcgctccaccactttgtttatctaacgttagcacctctctttctctgttctctctctctagcttgctccaccactttgtttccTCTAACGTtggcacctctctctctctctagctcgctTCACCGTCCATCCAGCGCTCTAGGATATTGTAGCTGTAGCTGTTGTTATAGCAACAAAACACGCTCTCGGCTGCTTTTTGGAATAAAAACGCTCTCGGACAGCTCCCTACAAAAGCTCCGAGACGCCATTAACGTGTGAACAAAGCCTTTTGAAGTAAGTTTAATTTTCACAGTTCATTTTACAAGTCAttcttcttgttgtttttaagtGAGACTTGTCCTCAAGGAATCTGTAGTTTAtcagctcggggggggggggaagtgctACAAAGGATAAAGTTACTGATCATGGAGGTAAAAAATATTCAATGTTTCCTATTTAGTTCCGGTGAAACAGTACGTTTTCATTTTCCCTTAATGCtaataaaattcataaaaacctttttaaaaaaaatactgtgaaGTACAATCCTTAATCTTTGCTATGTTCTGTTTTGTAAGTAGcagcattttctctcttttttttaaggcaATGCATAAAATATTGACCGTTCTGTAGGGTTTCTTTCTGTGATTTCATTGGGCGGCCGTTGCGTCGGCGAGCGGCTCTGGAGTTGCGTCCAGCGGCTCTGGAGTTGCGTCCAGCGGCTCTGGAGTTGCGTCCAGCGGCTCTGGAGTTGCGTCCAGTGGCTCTGGAGTTGCGTCGTTGTGCAGCTCTGGAGTTGCGTCCAGTGGCTCTGGAGTTGCGTCCAGTGGCTCTGGAGTTGCGTCGTTGTGCAGCTCTGGAGTTGCGTCCAGTGGCTCTGGAGTTGCGTCCAGCGGCTCTGGAGTTGCGTCGAGCAACTCGAACATGTCGTTGATGACCCGCCACAGGCAGCTCTCCAGGGGGAAGTCGTTGTCCACCAGGTTGACCAGGAAGTAGTTGTCGTGGATGTACTTGATGATCATTCGTGAAGGAGACTCGTCTTCGTAGAGCTTCGCCCACTGCTCGATCCACAGGGCGAAGGCCTCGTCCTGAGGGGAAACAAGGGACTCAGAGACGGGCTAGTCCTAAAACCTACTAGTCCTAAAACCTACTAGTCCTAACCTTAAGGGTAACTcccgtttttttcaacctggaccctgtgttcctgtgttttagtgtctaagtgactgatgggatcaacaatctttgacattggtccagtatgaAGCaagaatgctaacatgctacaTGGTAAGTTACACCCagtttgtatttaccttcactaaagtgcttgttttgccgctgacagactcagattattattctaagtgtctgacaacattatataAAGGATCCCTGCAGAggtagacctttaaaacctcttggagacctttctgtttaaccagaaacaactctgaagtcgctagcgctaaacccaccagactccatttaaaaaaagtagtgCTTTCAGCGtatatagagccaacatattttcacatgtatatCGGTcaattgtgtgtttatgtcaaccaaaactagagttttGATGGTTGGAAAACTGGAAAGACGAccccaaaacagcttttcatagttttgtttggtttcagtcaactttgaatgaagtcGGTTTTACGATGCTACGATGGAGTCTGgcaataatattgaaaaagtaattacttgtaatggaaaaaaatataaatacagattttaaattaagcatagagtgtgtggagtaattgaaaaacaggaagagaaactacaAACATTATCACAAAGTGCCggtgtagagtctgacagcggccagGATTACGGGGACATTTTCCGTTTTACGGGGACATTTTCCGTTTTACGGGGACATTCTCCGTCTTACCTTCCAGTACATGAAGCTGTCGGGGTCCACTACGGTCGGCTGGACGATCTCCCTGCCGGGAAAGATCCCCCACGTCACAGCGTTAGGCTGCATGTCCGGGGCGTTGGTCAGATTACGGCCCTGCACCAAAATAACCAGCTTGAAtaagacggacacacacacacacacgatggtcgatgtgtgtgtttatggccGAACTTACGTGCACGTTAACGATGTGGTAGTTGACACGGGGCTCGTACTTCTTCAGTACTTTGAGGAGAGCGTTCACATTTTCGCTGGAGGTGAAGAACTCCAGATAGGCCTGTTGGAGGTAAAACCAAATCATCAGCAGACACAAAATCACTCCGTTCCCTCACCGATCCATGCCAAACCGAGCagattagttgtcaactgttGAAGTGATCAACAGGAAAACTGTAGGCTTGGTTGCAGATGTTATTTTCTCGCAAGTCTACAttcacgacgttccacttccaggattgttcaaGTGCCGcctgggagaggggggggggggaatgtgttggcgctctaacctgcggctgatttctgaggactatggttacctggtcctcagatctctgcagggtaaatccagacagctagctagactatctgtccaatctgaggactatggttacctggtcctcaggtctctgcagggtaaatccagacagctagctagactatctgtacaatcggaggactatggttacctggtcctcaggtctctgcagggtaaatccagacagctagctagactttctgtccaatcggaggactatggttacctggtcctcaggtctctgcagggtaaatccagacagctagctagactttctgtccaatcggaggactatggttacctggtcctcaggtctctgcagggtccaccaaaacaacttccttcccaaggcgatttagcagcggcaccgtggctccgtccggcgcctAGCCCTGcccaagacaactgtgattggcttaaagaaatgccgataaactagagcacgtttttccaccatcccagaatgctttgtggactagccagaccctcctttgcagcgctgtggaggaaggtctggcaatgcagaaaaaaaatatttgtgccATTTGTGCCGGGTCACATTCCTGCTTGAACATGTGTAGTTATTGGTTAGAAGCCTTTTATTGGTGATTTCCCactgtagaaagtgctgctataCGTTATAGAGCGGCCTTGGTTCAATGAATCCATTAGTTGTCAAAACTTCtcagattccagcttcttagatatgaatattttctagtttcttttctgtgtttgtagacaaatcaagacatttgaggacgttatcttgggctttggggaaCACTTTTCcacgttttttgacattttagagaccaaacaactaatccattcatccagaaaataatccacAGATTAAATCGACAAtggaaataatcattagttgcagccctcaATCCAAAAAGGCAGTAGACAGAGAGCCTTCCTACCTTTTGGAAGACGTAGCCTCCTGCAGGCCCCCAGCCGGCTATGGGATCCGTGGAGGGTTTTCCGTTGATGTTGGGCTGGGAGTTGATGGTGAGGACTCCTCGTCGGTTCACCTTCTCCAGCTCGTCCTTCAGCAGGTTGGTCTCCGGGGCCAAAGGCTCGTCGTTCCACGGCAAACACATCACCTAGCAGAGGAAGAGAACTTAGGCCACGAGCACACTAAATGTCCTAGTCAACGTTTTCTTGTAAAAGAAAGTCGGGTTTTGCTTCCCCAAAAGCAGCCGAGAGCGTCTTTTGTTGTTATAACAACAGCTGCTGCTACTGTATCAAAGTGGTTGGTCCTTTGTTTCCTAGACCCAACCGGTTCGTTGTTTCCTAGACCCAACCGGTTCTTTGTTTCCTACACCCAACCGGTTCTTTGTTTCCTAGACTCAACCGGTCCTTTGTTTCCTAGACCCAACCGGTCCTTTGTTTCCTAGACCCAACGGGTCCTTTGTTCTTTGTTTCTAGACCCAACCGGTTCTTTGTTTCCTAGACCCAACTGGTTCTTCGTTTCCCAGGCCCAACCGGTTCTGTGTTTCCCAGGCCCAACCGGTTCTTTGTTTCCCAGACCCAACCGGTCCTTTGTTTCCCAGACCCAACCGGTTCTTCGTTTCCTAGACCCAACCGGTTCTTTGTTTCCAGGTCCAACCAGTTCTTTGTATCCTACACCCAACCGGTTCTTTGTATCCTACACCCAATCTGTTCTTTGTTTCCTAGACCCAAACGGTTCTTTGTTTCCTACACCCAACCGGTTCTTTGTATCCTACACCCAACCAGTTCTTTGTTTCCTAGACCCAACCGGTTCTTCATTTCTTAGACCCAACCGGTTCTTTGTTTCCCAAACCCGACCGGTCCTTTGTTTCCTAGACCCAACTAACCGGTTCtagatgttcattaatatcaaaacgttatgcactaaagctttaatatcCCAATATCCAACGCGGTATCTACctaaaaggacgtttttccGCGCCACTGTTACACAAAATTCTTGGgattgggtctttgtaaatcatagtgttgtctagacctactctatgttAACAAAATCTTGTTAAATAACTATGGTgctaactcttgttatgatttgatactataaatataattgaattaGATGTCACTATGACTCGTCAACATATCAAAAGCATTCGGCGTTCCGTCTCTTGTACCTTGTGCCCGCTGCGGTTTGGTTGGGCTGCGATGTAGCAGGTGAAGACCTCGTAGACGCTCTCTTCACTCAGCAGCTCCTCGCCCCACATCTTCAGCAGAGCGTCTTTAGATGACTTGCTCTTCAGGTAGAACAGGTAATAGTCGTTCAGCTCGCCAAAAGCTGGAGACGAGGAGTTTCCCCTGAAGACGTCAACAACAGGACACGTTTTAGTTGGATCACAGGAGGCTTTACGATGCTACACTAATGCAAAGCAACATTTTTAAGAATGCAtccaacaattttttttcttggtcGATTAATCCACTAATTATTGTGTTTATTAGTGTTTCTCAAAGCCCAAggtgacgtcctcaaatgtcttctcaaagatattcagtttactgtcacagaggagagaagaaactagaaaatcacatttaagaagctggaatttgttacataaaatattactcaaaccgattaatcgattatcaaaatagttggcgattaataTGGAAATGGACGATTAAGTTTTGTCGTGCGATCGTACCATCGGCCGTTGGGGAACTCGTCCCAGTCCTGGGTTCGGTAGATGTAGCTCTTGGGCCGCGAGGCCCAGAAGATGGGTCGAACATCTTCTACCTTCCGTTTGGGATGGGCACTCACTGCCCAGGGAAGAGGCCGCctggcaaaaacaacaaaaacaaaacacaagctcTAAAACTCTGGAGCATCTTGAATGGCAGCAAGGCCAACaaagagcgggggggggggatatctATTTGAGATATCTGTTTTCACAAATCCCAACACTGGTGAGAacacccatctcaccccgggaCACTATCTGTTTGAACTACTGACATTTTGCTaatgtttgctaacgttagcaaaccaGCGTTAGCCTAGttagcttgtttttgtttttatatcaacaaataacccaaattgattgtcttgatactgtcatgcataagacctttttttctgtcctggactcgatTTTGACTCGGattcaaacctctttggactcggtcttgactcggactcaaacctctttggactcggtcttgactcggactcgcaACCTGGTCTcagacttgtcttggactcaacaaatgtggtcttgactacagccccaCCTCAAACTAAACCTTCTGtggaaaaaaaccttaaaatagATGAAATACAGTTGAAAACCTCCGTGCTGTAAAGCAAGCGGGGCAACAGGGGCGACTGACCTGGGGTCCTCGATCCACAGGCCCAACTGGCGGAGCACCTCCATGGTGGCGACCTCTCGGTTCAGGGTGTAGAAGTGGAGCCCCGGCACCTTGCCGCTGTCTAGCAGCACGCGGCACATCTCCACCGCCTGTTGGATGCCGTAGTTACGGATGGCGGCGTCGTTCTCTTTGATGGGCTCGATGACTCTGGTGATCTCCTCCGGTACCTCGAGCTTCGACAGCTTGACGAGCTGCCGCAGAGACTGGTAACCCTGCAGAGGAACACGTTAAAGTCCTGCTTTATCCCAGTGGATGGTCTGTTTGAAACCAGTGTTCCccctggtgcccggtggcctAAACCAATGacaattatttttaaagggCCCCATGTTGCACCCGGCCTGAAGAGAGTATCtctgctagtttaagaccgacgcagttgtcaatttcccgtccaggGCCAAAGTTGTTCTgatcttacagggaggtgtgttcaggtgcattctgggcgtgctggtcttacaaggaggtgcgttcaggtgcattctggtcgtgctggtcttacaaggaggtgtgttcaggtgcattctggtcgtgctggtcttacagggaggtgtgttcaggtgcattctgggcgtgctggtcttacaaggaggtgtgttcaggtgcattctggtcgtgctggtcttacaaggaggtgtgttcaggtgcattctggtcGTGCTGgccttacagggaggtgtgttcaggtgcattctggtcgtgctggtcttacaaggaggtgtgttcaggtgcattctggtcGTGCTGgccttacagggaggtgtgttcaggtgcattctgggcgtgctggtcttacagggaggtgtgttcaggtgcattctgggcgtgctggtcttacagggaggtgtgttcaggggcattctgggcgtgctggtcttcagagggaggtgtgttcaggtgcattctgggcgtgctagtcttacagggaggtgttcaggtgcattttggGCGTGCtagtcttacaggaggtgtgttcaggggcattctgggtgtgttggtcttacagggaggtgtgttcaggtgcattctgggcgtgctagtcttacagggaggtgtgttcaggtgcattctgggcgtgctagtcttacagggaggtgtgttcaggggcattctgggtgtgttggtcttacagggaggtgtgttcaggtgcattctgggcgtgctggtcttacagggaggtgtgttcaggtgcattctgggcttgctggtcttacagggaggtgtgttcaggtgcattctgggcgtgctagtcttacagggaggtgtgttcaggtgcattctgggcgtgctagtcttacagggaggtgtgttcaggggcattctgggtgtgttggtcttacagggaggtgtgttcaggggcattctgggtgtgttggtcttacagggaggtgtgttcaggtgcattctgggcgtactggtcttacagggaggtgtgttcaggggcattctgggtgtgttggtcttacagggaggtgtgttcaggtgcattctgggcgtgctggtcttacagggaggtgtgttcaggggcattctgggcgtgctggtcttacagggaggtgtgttcaggggcattctgggcgtgctaggtcttacagggaggtgtgttcaggggcattctgggcgtgctagtcttacagggaggtgtgttcaggggcattctgggtGTGCGATTTGGCAATGGCAATTCAGCAATCAACCCATGACTTCTTCATGGTAATGCCGTGTTTCTGGAGGCGGCAGCGAGTTACCTGAATGGGGAAGATTCCCGGTAGGATGGGACAGGTGATCCCGATCGCCCTGCAGTCGTCCAGGAACTTGAGGAACGTGTCGGCCCTGAAGAACAACTGGGTGATGATGAAGTCCGCTCCGGCGTCCACCTTCTCCTTCAGGTGTCGGAGGTCGTCCTCGTAGCTCTCCGCCTCGGGGTGGCCCGTCGGGTAGCCTGCACACgcaaacatatttaaaatcatttaaagtCCCCCCCCGTCCCCTCGGACCAACCATGGGACCTTATTTTGGAGACGATCTGTCTCCTGTTAAGTCAAGAAAGCCGCAAAtatctttaacccttgttttgtcttcttccctaaaatcaacacttttattgatgctttttaatcaatgtttttaactttttcttaagttttgtcccattttcaacacttttgatgcttttttcaatgtttgtcactttgttttgacgttttcaacactacgtaacactgacttattaactttagttttacagttctttttggaatttatggtcaataaacctcatttataggaaattatacctaatgtttgagttagaaaagcagaaattaggaattattgagactaaaattaaaggaatggatgttgatggataatctcagactggaatatgtcaacttttactcaatactatttcaacaacacttcactttgttttacaatgctataaaaaaacaagtgtagGCCATAACACGTAGTGTCACGTAGCCTGAGAAGGCTGACTtgatagaaataaaaaagcttTCTTCTACGACAACCACACGAAAGTCGCAGTTTGTTGTAAAACTGTTAAGTATCAGACTCTGAAAGTACGTAATTAGAAAgactgcacccccccccccccccccccccaaccatctGAGGGCACCATAAACTATTgagactaaaaacatttctttttagcagaacct from Etheostoma spectabile isolate EspeVRDwgs_2016 chromosome 7, UIUC_Espe_1.0, whole genome shotgun sequence includes the following:
- the mthfr gene encoding methylenetetrahydrofolate reductase (NADPH) isoform X1 — translated: MVNQGQRGDGSWQSCKSDSSGASNSGGDSSKESSRSSTPVLDGDRSDRLRDKMRRRTESGDRWFSLEFFPPRTASGAVNLISRFDRMGSGGPLFIDITWHPAGDPGSDKETSSLMIASTAVNYCGLESVLHLTCCNQTRDKISGHLAKAKHLGLKNIMALRGDPVGADWEEEDGGFNYATDLVKHIRSEFDDYFDICVAGYPTGHPEAESYEDDLRHLKEKVDAGADFIITQLFFRADTFLKFLDDCRAIGITCPILPGIFPIQGYQSLRQLVKLSKLEVPEEITRVIEPIKENDAAIRNYGIQQAVEMCRVLLDSGKVPGLHFYTLNREVATMEVLRQLGLWIEDPRRPLPWAVSAHPKRKVEDVRPIFWASRPKSYIYRTQDWDEFPNGRWGNSSSPAFGELNDYYLFYLKSKSSKDALLKMWGEELLSEESVYEVFTCYIAAQPNRSGHKVMCLPWNDEPLAPETNLLKDELEKVNRRGVLTINSQPNINGKPSTDPIAGWGPAGGYVFQKAYLEFFTSSENVNALLKVLKKYEPRVNYHIVNVHGRNLTNAPDMQPNAVTWGIFPGREIVQPTVVDPDSFMYWKDEAFALWIEQWAKLYEDESPSRMIIKYIHDNYFLVNLVDNDFPLESCLWRVINDMFELLDATPEPLDATPEPLDATPELHNDATPELHNDATPEPLDATPEPLDATPEPLDATPEPLDATPEPLADATAAQ
- the mthfr gene encoding methylenetetrahydrofolate reductase (NADPH) isoform X2 codes for the protein MVNQGQRGDGSWQSCKSDSSGASNSGGDSSKESSRSSTPVLDGDRSDRLRDKMRRRTESGDRWFSLEFFPPRTASGAVNLISRFDRMGSGGPLFIDITWHPAGDPGSDKETSSLMIASTAVNYCGLESVLHLTCCNQTRDKISGHLAKAKHLGLKNIMALRGDPVGADWEEEDGGFNYATDLVKHIRSEFDDYFDICVAGYPTGHPEAESYEDDLRHLKEKVDAGADFIITQLFFRADTFLKFLDDCRAIGITCPILPGIFPIQGYQSLRQLVKLSKLEVPEEITRVIEPIKENDAAIRNYGIQQAVEMCRVLLDSGKVPGLHFYTLNREVATMEVLRQLGLWIEDPRRPLPWAVSAHPKRKVEDVRPIFWASRPKSYIYRTQDWDEFPNGRWGNSSSPAFGELNDYYLFYLKSKSSKDALLKMWGEELLSEESVYEVFTCYIAAQPNRSGHKVMCLPWNDEPLAPETNLLKDELEKVNRRGVLTINSQPNINGKPSTDPIAGWGPAGGYVFQKAYLEFFTSSENVNALLKVLKKYEPRVNYHIVNVHGRNLTNAPDMQPNAVTWGIFPGREIVQPTVVDPDSFMYWKDEAFALWIEQWAKLYEDESPSRMIIKYIHDNYFLVNLVDNDFPLESCLWRVINDMFELLDATPEPLDATPEPLDATPELHNDATPELHNDATPEPLDATPEPLADATAAQ